One segment of Alistipes finegoldii DSM 17242 DNA contains the following:
- a CDS encoding phosphatase PAP2 family protein, with product MKRSFLLCLSAVFLISGPVSAQIKDSLGNECLIPAAESSFSQYVDRRTSTKGYRMTFVAVPLILGGAVVSLYDTDFRRLRNGYVRSFHHDYDDYLQYAPAALLVGMKVCGIESRSSWGRMLVSDAFSAGLMAAAVNSLKYSFRVMRPDGSTRNSFPSGHTATAFMTATMLHKEYGHRSPWYSIGGYTLATLTGVTRQLNNRHWMSDVMVGAGIGILATEFGYFLADLIFKEKGLKVRETYVVFDRYRHPSFVGFSVGLTVIPGSYTPYAGMHTDFKVGPTVGVQGAWFASPYVGVGGRFAVTNLEMNVNGVPQNDEFECCSVTAGPYFSYPLSTRWRIGSKLLCGYEHYKPYTTSGYRIEGRGGFTVGTGFSSTYLVNRNLGVRFTADYDVAPPLVSSSCVAMHKLTLGMAVSAMF from the coding sequence ATGAAGAGATCTTTTTTGCTTTGTCTGTCGGCGGTGTTCCTGATTTCCGGTCCTGTCTCGGCGCAGATTAAAGACAGTCTGGGCAACGAGTGTCTGATCCCTGCGGCGGAAAGTTCTTTCTCGCAGTATGTGGACCGCCGGACTTCGACCAAAGGTTACCGCATGACCTTCGTCGCCGTGCCGCTGATTCTGGGCGGAGCCGTGGTGTCGCTTTACGATACCGACTTCCGCCGTCTGCGCAACGGTTACGTCAGGTCGTTCCACCACGATTACGACGATTACCTGCAATATGCGCCCGCAGCCCTGCTGGTCGGGATGAAGGTCTGCGGCATCGAAAGCCGCAGCTCGTGGGGACGCATGCTGGTCTCCGACGCTTTCTCCGCCGGGCTGATGGCCGCGGCGGTCAATTCGCTGAAGTACTCCTTCCGCGTGATGCGTCCCGATGGCTCCACGCGCAATTCGTTCCCTTCCGGCCATACGGCGACCGCCTTTATGACGGCGACGATGCTGCATAAGGAATACGGGCACCGCAGTCCGTGGTACAGCATCGGCGGCTATACGCTGGCGACCCTCACGGGCGTTACGCGGCAACTGAACAACCGCCACTGGATGAGCGACGTCATGGTAGGCGCGGGTATCGGCATCCTCGCCACCGAATTCGGCTATTTCCTCGCCGACCTGATATTCAAGGAGAAGGGGCTTAAGGTCCGCGAAACATACGTCGTTTTCGACCGCTACCGGCATCCGTCGTTCGTCGGGTTTTCCGTCGGGCTGACGGTCATTCCCGGCTCCTATACGCCTTATGCGGGGATGCACACCGATTTCAAAGTCGGACCGACGGTCGGCGTGCAGGGTGCATGGTTCGCCTCGCCCTATGTCGGCGTGGGTGGGCGGTTTGCGGTGACGAATCTGGAAATGAACGTAAACGGCGTCCCGCAGAACGATGAATTCGAGTGCTGTTCCGTGACGGCAGGTCCCTATTTTTCCTATCCGCTCTCGACGCGCTGGCGCATCGGCTCGAAGCTTCTCTGCGGTTATGAGCATTATAAACCTTACACTACTTCCGGCTACAGGATCGAAGGCCGGGGCGGATTTACGGTCGGAACGGGCTTTTCGTCCACCTATCTGGTCAATCGCAATCTGGGCGTGCGCTTTACAGCCGACTACGACGTCGCTCCGCCGCTCGTTTCCTCTTCCTGCGTAGCGATGCACAAACTGACGCTGGGCATGGCCGTAAGTGCGATGTTCTGA
- the gdhA gene encoding NADP-specific glutamate dehydrogenase, translated as MNVNKLMAELERKHPGESEYLQAVREVLMTVEETYNQHPEFEANRIAERIVEPDRSFTFKVVWVDDKGEVQVNTGYRVQFNNAIGPYKGGLRFHPSVNPSILKFLGFEQIFKNALTTLPMGGAKGGSDFNPKGKSDREVMRFCQAFMVELWRHIGPETDVPAGDIGVGGREIGYLYGMYRKLARENTGVLTGKGMTYGGSLIRPEATGFGAVYFLRQMLEKAGMDIKGQTIAISGFGNVAWGAATKATELGAKVVTISGPDGYIYDPEGLDAEKIAYMLELRASNNDVVEPYVHKFPNAQFFAGKKPWEVKVDIAMPCATQNELDGEDAKKLLANGVKIVAEVSNMGCRPEAIDAFIAAKIPYGPGKAVNAGGVATSGLEMSQNSQKYNWTAEEVDAKLHQIMSSIHHACLEYGTEKDGFINYMKGANIAGFMKVAKSMVEQGVL; from the coding sequence ATGAACGTAAACAAATTAATGGCGGAACTTGAGCGCAAGCATCCCGGCGAAAGCGAATACCTGCAGGCCGTGCGCGAAGTTCTCATGACGGTAGAGGAAACCTACAACCAGCATCCGGAATTCGAGGCCAACCGTATCGCAGAGCGCATCGTGGAGCCTGACCGCAGTTTTACCTTCAAGGTGGTCTGGGTAGACGACAAGGGCGAGGTGCAGGTCAATACCGGTTACCGCGTGCAGTTCAACAACGCGATCGGTCCCTACAAGGGAGGTCTGCGTTTCCACCCCTCGGTGAATCCCTCGATCCTGAAATTCCTCGGTTTCGAGCAGATTTTCAAGAATGCGCTGACGACGCTTCCGATGGGCGGCGCCAAGGGCGGCTCGGACTTCAACCCCAAAGGCAAGTCGGACCGCGAGGTAATGCGCTTCTGCCAAGCCTTCATGGTCGAACTGTGGCGTCATATCGGTCCCGAAACAGACGTTCCGGCCGGTGATATCGGCGTGGGCGGCCGCGAAATCGGCTACCTTTACGGCATGTACCGCAAGCTGGCGCGCGAGAATACGGGCGTACTGACCGGCAAGGGCATGACTTACGGCGGTTCGCTGATTCGTCCCGAAGCGACGGGCTTCGGCGCGGTTTACTTCCTGCGCCAGATGCTCGAAAAGGCAGGCATGGACATCAAAGGCCAGACCATCGCCATATCGGGCTTCGGCAACGTGGCGTGGGGTGCGGCGACGAAGGCGACCGAGCTGGGCGCCAAGGTCGTGACGATTTCGGGCCCCGACGGCTACATCTACGATCCCGAAGGTCTCGACGCCGAAAAGATCGCCTACATGCTCGAACTGCGCGCTTCGAACAACGACGTGGTCGAGCCTTACGTCCATAAGTTCCCGAACGCGCAATTCTTCGCCGGCAAGAAACCGTGGGAGGTCAAGGTGGACATCGCCATGCCCTGCGCCACGCAGAACGAGCTGGACGGCGAGGACGCCAAGAAACTGCTGGCCAACGGCGTGAAGATCGTGGCCGAAGTCTCGAACATGGGCTGCCGCCCCGAAGCGATCGACGCCTTCATCGCGGCGAAAATCCCCTACGGACCGGGCAAGGCCGTCAATGCGGGCGGCGTAGCGACGTCGGGACTCGAAATGAGCCAGAACTCGCAGAAATACAACTGGACGGCCGAGGAGGTCGATGCCAAGCTGCATCAGATCATGTCGTCGATCCACCACGCATGTCTGGAATACGGCACCGAGAAGGACGGCTTCATCAACTACATGAAGGGCGCCAACATCGCGGGCTTCATGAAAGTCGCCAAGTCGATGGTCGAGCAGGGTGTGCTGTAA
- a CDS encoding PEP/pyruvate-binding domain-containing protein has protein sequence MNKNLEQSLSDGNRPQYRFMKYRIHKILLVCCSYDGYILEEDGHIESQINQEYLDLNMSNPPSFTRVSSTREALDLLGRDDSFDFILTMYNVGELDVFTFAKIVKERHPQIPVALLTSFSKDIYRRIEEQDRSGLDYIFGWHGNTDLIMAIIKLVEDKMNAEEDIVEGGVQAILLVEDSIRFYSTYLPELYKLILLQNTEFLKDALNEQQQILRKRARPKILLATNYEEAVELYDRYKKNMLGVISDVGFVLHRNDPPESEKRDAGIDLCRRIKEDNPLMPVLLQSSQTEFEAQARGLGAGFIAKNSKTLLSQLHEYIAKEFAFGDFLFKDPDTGAVIGRAKDLAQMQEMIATIPDKAFEYHTSQNHLSKWLYSRGLFPLAAAIRRGNKSQFATTEEHRQRIVNLIKDYRILLGQGVVARFDTETYSDAVAFARIGEGSLGGKARGLAFMNSMLLKHRQYDKHDNLRIMIPRSVVIATDYFDEFIRNNGLKYIISQEFSDEEILSEFVSSTIPVKLQRELKAYIKTVSTPLAVRSSSKLEDSHYQPFAGIYSTYMIPYVDNEDQMLRLLLKAVKSVYASVYFASSRAYLSSSQNLISEEKMAVIIQEVCGTEQNGLFFPTFSGVARSINYYPIGDEAPEDGVCNVAMGLGKLVVDGGRTLRFSPRYPQKVLQTSTPELALRDTQNEVLALSLQPEEFRTSIDDAVNLRRLDIAQIAELRNSRFVCSVWDRENERISDSPFDRGRKVITFNNILKYNTFPLAEIVTDILHMGAEEMRCPVEVEFAVNMDVAPGEQQIFNLLQIRPIIDNQDNRPIDWSEVDTSDALVYGENALGIGMMSDISDVIYIKSGTFSSLSTEKIADELLELNRRMRDEKRSYILVGPGRWGSSDPFLGVPVKWNHISEAKVIVECGIEKFDVEPSQGTHFFQNVTSLGVGYLTISPFCGDGVFREETLDKCAAIYEGSFLRQVRFERPLWVCIDGRSNKGIVKETPDEAREK, from the coding sequence ATGAACAAGAATCTCGAACAATCCCTTTCGGACGGAAACAGGCCCCAGTACCGCTTCATGAAATACCGCATCCACAAAATCCTGCTGGTCTGCTGCAGCTACGACGGGTATATTCTCGAAGAAGACGGACATATCGAGTCGCAGATCAATCAGGAGTACCTCGACCTGAACATGTCGAACCCGCCGTCATTCACACGCGTCAGCTCGACGCGCGAGGCGCTGGACCTGCTCGGACGCGACGATTCGTTCGACTTCATCCTGACGATGTACAACGTGGGGGAACTGGACGTCTTCACGTTCGCCAAGATCGTCAAGGAGCGCCATCCGCAGATTCCCGTGGCGCTGCTCACCTCCTTCTCGAAAGACATCTACCGCCGCATCGAGGAGCAGGACCGTTCGGGACTCGACTACATCTTCGGCTGGCACGGCAACACCGACCTGATCATGGCGATCATCAAGCTGGTCGAGGACAAGATGAACGCCGAGGAGGATATCGTCGAGGGCGGCGTGCAGGCCATTCTGCTGGTCGAGGACTCGATCCGCTTCTACTCGACCTACCTGCCCGAACTCTACAAACTGATCCTGCTGCAGAACACCGAATTCCTGAAGGACGCCCTCAACGAACAGCAGCAGATCCTGCGCAAACGCGCACGCCCCAAGATCCTGCTCGCCACCAACTACGAGGAGGCCGTGGAGCTTTACGACCGTTACAAGAAGAACATGCTGGGCGTGATTTCCGACGTGGGGTTCGTACTCCACCGCAACGACCCGCCCGAAAGCGAGAAGCGCGACGCCGGCATCGACCTCTGCCGCCGCATCAAGGAGGACAACCCGCTGATGCCCGTACTGCTGCAGTCGTCGCAGACCGAATTCGAGGCGCAGGCCCGCGGGCTGGGAGCCGGATTCATCGCCAAGAATTCGAAAACGCTGCTCTCGCAGCTGCACGAATATATCGCCAAGGAGTTCGCATTCGGCGACTTCCTCTTCAAGGACCCCGATACGGGAGCCGTCATCGGCCGCGCCAAGGATCTGGCGCAGATGCAGGAGATGATCGCCACGATTCCCGACAAGGCGTTCGAATACCACACCTCGCAGAACCACCTCTCGAAATGGCTCTACTCGCGGGGGCTCTTCCCGCTGGCCGCGGCCATCCGCCGGGGCAACAAGAGCCAGTTCGCCACCACCGAAGAACACCGCCAGCGCATCGTGAACCTCATCAAGGACTACCGCATCCTGCTCGGACAGGGCGTGGTGGCGCGCTTCGACACCGAGACCTACAGCGATGCGGTGGCTTTCGCCCGCATCGGCGAAGGGTCGCTCGGCGGCAAGGCCCGCGGTCTGGCGTTCATGAACTCGATGCTGCTCAAGCACCGCCAGTACGACAAGCACGACAACCTGCGCATCATGATTCCCCGCTCGGTGGTGATCGCAACGGACTATTTCGACGAATTCATCCGCAACAACGGACTCAAATACATCATTTCGCAGGAGTTTTCGGACGAGGAGATTCTCTCGGAGTTCGTCAGTTCGACGATTCCCGTCAAACTGCAGCGCGAGCTGAAAGCCTACATCAAGACCGTCAGTACGCCGCTGGCCGTGCGGTCGTCGTCGAAGCTGGAGGATTCGCACTACCAGCCGTTCGCCGGCATCTACTCGACCTACATGATCCCCTATGTGGACAACGAGGACCAGATGCTGCGTCTGCTGCTCAAGGCGGTCAAGAGCGTATACGCCTCGGTCTACTTCGCATCGTCGAGAGCCTACCTCTCCTCGTCGCAGAACCTGATCTCGGAGGAGAAGATGGCCGTCATCATACAGGAGGTGTGCGGCACGGAGCAGAACGGACTTTTCTTCCCGACCTTTTCGGGCGTGGCGCGTTCGATCAACTACTACCCCATCGGCGACGAAGCCCCCGAAGACGGCGTGTGCAACGTCGCCATGGGACTAGGCAAGCTGGTCGTGGACGGAGGGCGCACGCTGCGCTTCTCGCCCCGCTATCCGCAGAAGGTGCTCCAGACCTCGACGCCCGAACTGGCGCTGCGCGACACGCAGAACGAAGTGCTGGCCCTGAGCCTGCAGCCCGAAGAGTTCCGCACGTCGATCGACGACGCGGTGAACCTGCGGCGGCTCGACATCGCCCAGATCGCCGAACTGCGCAATTCGCGCTTCGTCTGCTCGGTGTGGGACCGCGAGAACGAGCGCATCTCGGACAGCCCCTTCGACCGGGGCCGCAAAGTCATAACATTCAACAACATACTGAAATACAACACCTTCCCGCTGGCGGAGATCGTCACCGACATCCTGCACATGGGCGCCGAGGAGATGCGCTGCCCCGTGGAGGTCGAATTCGCCGTCAATATGGACGTGGCGCCGGGGGAGCAGCAGATTTTCAACCTGCTGCAAATCCGCCCGATCATCGACAATCAGGACAACCGGCCGATCGACTGGAGCGAAGTGGACACCTCCGATGCGCTGGTCTACGGCGAGAACGCCCTCGGCATCGGCATGATGAGCGACATCTCGGACGTCATCTACATCAAAAGCGGCACGTTCAGTTCGCTTTCGACCGAGAAGATCGCCGACGAACTGCTGGAGCTGAACCGCCGCATGCGCGACGAAAAACGCTCCTACATACTCGTCGGTCCCGGCCGCTGGGGTTCGTCGGATCCGTTCCTCGGCGTACCCGTCAAGTGGAACCACATCTCCGAAGCCAAGGTGATCGTCGAATGCGGCATCGAGAAATTCGACGTCGAGCCGTCGCAGGGCACGCACTTCTTCCAGAACGTCACCTCGCTGGGCGTGGGTTACCTGACGATCAGCCCCTTCTGCGGCGACGGCGTATTCCGCGAAGAGACGCTCGACAAATGCGCCGCGATCTACGAAGGCAGCTTCCTGCGGCAGGTGCGTTTCGAGCGTCCGCTGTGGGTCTGCATCGACGGCCGCTCGAACAAAGGCATCGTCAAAGAGACGCCGGACGAAGCGCGGGAAAAATAG
- a CDS encoding methyltransferase domain-containing protein — protein sequence MTTGELPPELRKIPFLTVISMEVIEHLYSPRTFAAFVRSILEANGGGRFILTTPYHGYLKNLSIALAGKADRHYSALWEGGHIKFWSRRTLAILLREAGFRNMAFTGAGRIPYLWRHMVFSAETPAAAEVRACDPAAEP from the coding sequence GTGACGACGGGCGAGCTGCCGCCCGAACTGCGGAAAATCCCCTTCTTGACCGTGATCTCGATGGAGGTCATCGAGCACCTTTACAGCCCGCGGACATTCGCCGCCTTCGTCCGCAGCATCCTCGAAGCCAACGGCGGCGGACGTTTCATACTCACCACGCCTTACCACGGGTACCTGAAAAACCTCTCGATAGCCCTCGCCGGCAAAGCGGATCGCCACTACAGCGCATTGTGGGAGGGCGGCCATATCAAATTCTGGTCCCGCAGGACGCTCGCCATCCTGCTGCGGGAAGCCGGGTTCCGCAACATGGCCTTCACCGGCGCGGGGCGCATCCCGTACCTGTGGCGGCACATGGTGTTCAGCGCCGAAACGCCGGCGGCCGCGGAAGTCCGGGCCTGCGACCCGGCTGCGGAACCGTGA
- a CDS encoding class I SAM-dependent methyltransferase — MTTDYSEFGWSDAQPAFYHELLCKYIERLLPADGTPILDVGCGNGFTANYLAGKGYDVYGIDASRQGIAIANRTGGGIPAVSSSAT; from the coding sequence ATGACAACAGACTACAGCGAATTCGGCTGGAGCGATGCTCAGCCCGCATTCTACCACGAACTCCTCTGCAAATACATCGAGCGGCTGCTCCCGGCCGACGGCACCCCGATTCTGGACGTCGGCTGCGGCAACGGCTTCACCGCAAATTATCTGGCCGGCAAGGGCTACGACGTTTACGGCATCGACGCATCGCGGCAGGGCATAGCCATCGCCAATCGGACGGGGGGGGGAATCCCGGCCGTTTCTTCGTCTGCGACGTGA
- the gcvT gene encoding glycine cleavage system aminomethyltransferase GcvT, which produces MKTTAFTKYHIAAGAKMAEFAGYNMPIEFTGINDEHMAVRGGAGVFDVSHMGEIWVKGPKALGLLQRITTNDVSKLYDGKVQYTCMPNGRGGIVDDILVYRVDAETYMLCVNAANIEKDWNHICEQGRAFGMEAGHGKELYNASDEICQLAVQGPLAMKIVQKMCDEPVEEMEYYTFKKMKVAGCDAILSITGYTGSGGCEIYAANEDGDKLWKALWEAGEEFGLKNIGLGARDTLRLEKGFCLYGNDIDDTTSPLEGGLGWITKFAEGKEFIDRPLLEKQKAEGVTRRLVGFKMIDRGIPRHGYEIAAPDGTRIGHVTSGTMSPCMKVGFGLGYVTSEYAKAGTEIAVVVREKPLRAEVVKIPFV; this is translated from the coding sequence ATGAAAACCACTGCATTCACCAAGTACCACATTGCCGCGGGGGCTAAAATGGCCGAATTCGCGGGATACAATATGCCCATCGAGTTCACGGGCATCAACGACGAGCACATGGCCGTCCGCGGCGGCGCCGGCGTCTTCGACGTGAGCCACATGGGCGAAATCTGGGTCAAGGGACCCAAGGCCCTCGGCCTGCTGCAGCGCATCACGACCAACGACGTGTCGAAACTCTACGACGGCAAGGTGCAGTATACCTGCATGCCCAACGGCCGGGGCGGTATCGTGGACGACATCCTCGTCTACCGGGTCGATGCCGAGACCTACATGCTCTGCGTCAATGCCGCCAACATCGAAAAGGACTGGAACCACATCTGCGAACAGGGCCGGGCGTTCGGCATGGAGGCAGGCCACGGCAAGGAGCTTTACAACGCTTCGGACGAAATCTGCCAGCTCGCCGTGCAGGGACCTCTGGCCATGAAGATCGTGCAGAAGATGTGCGACGAGCCGGTCGAGGAGATGGAGTACTATACCTTCAAAAAGATGAAGGTCGCAGGCTGCGACGCCATCCTTTCGATCACGGGCTATACCGGATCGGGCGGCTGCGAGATTTACGCGGCCAATGAAGACGGCGACAAACTCTGGAAAGCGCTCTGGGAGGCCGGCGAAGAGTTCGGACTCAAGAATATCGGTCTGGGCGCGCGCGATACGCTGCGTCTGGAGAAGGGCTTCTGCCTCTACGGCAACGACATCGACGACACCACCTCGCCGCTCGAAGGCGGACTGGGCTGGATCACCAAATTCGCCGAGGGCAAGGAGTTCATCGACCGCCCCCTGCTGGAGAAGCAGAAGGCCGAGGGCGTGACCCGCAGGCTGGTGGGATTCAAGATGATCGACCGCGGCATTCCGCGCCACGGCTACGAGATCGCCGCGCCCGACGGCACGCGGATCGGCCATGTCACTTCGGGTACGATGTCGCCCTGCATGAAGGTCGGTTTCGGACTGGGCTACGTGACGTCCGAATACGCCAAGGCGGGTACGGAAATCGCCGTCGTCGTGCGCGAGAAACCCCTCCGCGCCGAAGTGGTGAAGATTCCGTTCGTTTAA
- a CDS encoding dihydroorotate dehydrogenase-like protein yields MKAKYLGLDLSSPVVVSSSPYTATMSNIEQCVRNGAGAVVLKSIFEEQIIRHAAALDYASQQGMGDSGEYLERYIGDAYKGEFLKLVADARTTGVPVIASINCIASAEAWTDYAVSMEQAGAAALELNIFLQPTDRHRSAQELEQEYADVVRRVAEAVKIPVSVKLPMRLTNVLAVADSLLARGARGVVMFNRFFEPDIDVERMTFVNGDPFSEPAELRNVLRSVALCTTAVPQLDVSVSTGVHDGEAAVKALLCGANAVQICSAIHEKGYGVIVDINRFIDLWAERHGFGSLAEFRGKMNYGNAESDVYQRVQYMKYFPHDAE; encoded by the coding sequence ATGAAAGCAAAATACCTCGGACTCGACCTTTCGAGTCCCGTCGTGGTCAGCAGTTCGCCCTATACGGCCACGATGTCCAACATCGAACAGTGCGTGCGCAACGGTGCGGGCGCCGTGGTCCTCAAGTCGATCTTCGAGGAGCAGATCATCCGCCATGCCGCGGCCCTCGACTATGCGTCGCAGCAGGGCATGGGCGATTCGGGCGAGTACCTCGAACGTTATATCGGCGATGCCTACAAGGGTGAATTCCTCAAACTTGTCGCCGATGCGCGCACGACGGGCGTGCCCGTCATCGCCAGCATCAACTGCATCGCTTCGGCCGAAGCGTGGACCGACTATGCCGTCTCGATGGAGCAGGCCGGCGCCGCGGCGCTGGAGCTGAACATCTTCCTGCAGCCGACCGACCGTCACCGTTCGGCGCAGGAGCTGGAACAGGAGTACGCCGACGTCGTACGCCGCGTGGCCGAGGCCGTGAAGATTCCCGTGTCGGTGAAGCTTCCCATGCGCCTGACCAACGTGCTGGCCGTGGCCGATTCGCTGCTGGCGCGCGGCGCCCGCGGCGTGGTGATGTTCAACCGCTTCTTCGAACCCGATATCGACGTGGAGCGCATGACCTTCGTGAACGGCGATCCGTTCAGCGAGCCGGCCGAACTGCGCAACGTCCTGCGCAGCGTGGCGCTCTGCACGACGGCCGTGCCGCAGCTCGACGTCTCCGTATCGACGGGCGTGCACGACGGCGAAGCGGCCGTGAAGGCGCTGTTGTGCGGCGCGAACGCCGTGCAGATCTGCTCGGCGATCCACGAGAAGGGCTACGGCGTGATCGTGGACATCAACCGCTTCATCGACCTGTGGGCCGAACGCCACGGCTTCGGGTCGCTGGCCGAGTTCCGCGGGAAGATGAATTACGGCAATGCCGAAAGCGACGTCTACCAGCGCGTTCAATACATGAAATATTTCCCGCACGACGCCGAATAG